From Tripterygium wilfordii isolate XIE 37 chromosome 16, ASM1340144v1, whole genome shotgun sequence, one genomic window encodes:
- the LOC119981468 gene encoding oxysterol-binding protein-related protein 2A-like isoform X1, protein MRVKELHPLCCISLDNTVSGDQSPSISLTRARILPAGSLVDSGGSDGNAVRPSPGSDATFAGVLYKWTNYGMGWRSRWFVLRKGVLSYSKIRRPENLNLLARTDDIRLIGEISTNRLARIDGNGCRRKPRKRVGIVHLKIASFRESKSDDRRFYIFTATKTLHLRTDSRRDREAWIQALASTRSLIPLRSLNNLSLVSTDLSISTEKLKKRLLEDGINENLVKDCEQIMLSEFSELQGQLSILCEERSNLVDTIRQLEATNIEVETSGIQDCEYQLTKHEFSALGHGKYSVCSTTESSDEIEKQELEASVKDEVSFYDTKEHFTEPTSSPSSFTGFDEAECRFGNVEKMHSVKEVSNYDCLHMERRKRLPDPAEKEKGVSLWSLIKDNVGKDLTRVCLPVYFNEPISSLQKCFEDMEYSYLLDRAYEFGKAGDSLMRILNVAAFAVSGYASSEGRHCKPFNPLLGETYEADYPDKGVRFFSEKVSHHPTLIACQCEGKGWKFWGDSNIRTKFWGRSIQLDPVGVLTLEFDDGEIFQWSKVTTKIFNLILGKIYCDHHGMMDIRGNGQYSCKLKFKEPTILDRNPHQVNGFVEDIMGKKVASLFGKWNDSMYYNKGDETAKPKDFNPSYGASLLWKSTKPPPNLTRYNLTSFAITLNELTPGLQIKEKLPPTDSRLRPDQRHLENGEYEKANAEKQRLEMRQRISRKLQENGWKPRWFQREGETGPFRYVGGYWESREQGNWDGCPDIFGELSEDLTESAKGS, encoded by the exons ATGCGAGTTAAGGAATTGCACCCGCTGTGCTGCATCTCACTGGATAATACCGTCAGTGGAGACCAATCGCCGAGCATTTCCTTGACGAGGGCGAGGATTCTGCCGGCAGGTTCTTTGGTGGATTCGGGAGGATCTGACGGCAATGCGGTTCGGCCTTCGCCCGGATCTGACGCCACCTTCGCTGGTGTCCTCTATAAGTGGACCAATTACGGTATGGGATGGAGATCCAGGTGGTTCGTACTGCGGAAAGGTGTACTTTCTTATTCGAAGATTCGCCGGCCGGAGAACCTGAATCTGCTAGCTCGGACGGATGACATAAGGTTGATCGGAGAAATCTCGACGAATCGCCTCGCGAGAATTGACGGCAATGGCTGTCGACGGAAGCCGCGGAAGAGGGTTGGCATTGTTCATTTGAAG ATAGCTTCATTTCGTGAGAGCAAATCAGACGATCGGCGATTCTACATATTCACAGCTACTAAGACCCTTCATCTAAGGACTGATTCAAGAAGAGATCGGGAAGCTTGGATACAAGCTCTTGCTTCCACTAGGAGCCTCATTCCGTTGAGGTCATTGAATAATCTCTCCCTTGTGTCAACGGATTTATCTATATCTAcagaaaaacttaaaaagcgCTTACTTGAAGATGGAATCAATGAGAACCTTGTGAAGGATTGTGAGCAGATCATGCTGTCTGAGTTCTCTGAATTACAAGGGCAGCTTAGTATTCTCTGTgaagaacggtccaatttggtagATACAATCAGGCAACTAGAG GCAACAAATATTGAAGTGGAAACCTCTGGGATTCAAGATTGCGAATATCAATTGACAAAGCATGAATTTTCTGCTCTAGGGCATGGAAAGTATAGTG TATGTAGCACAACTGAATCATCTGATGAAATTGAGAAACAAGAGCTTGAGGCATCAGTTAAAGATGAAGTTTCCTTCTATGACACAAAAGAACATTTTACTGAACCCACTAGTAGTCCTAGCTCCTTTACAGGATTTGACGAAGCTGAATGCCGTTTTGGTAATGTGGAGAAGATGCATTCAGTGAAGGAAGTAAGTAATTATGATTGTTTGCACATGGAAAGGCGGAAAAGGCTTCCTGACCCCGCTgagaaagagaaaggagtcagtCTTTGGTCTTTGATAAAAGACAACGTGGGAAAGGATCTGACACGAGTTTGTCTTCCTGTTTACTTTAATGAACCAATATCTTCCCTTCAAAAATGCTTCGAGGACATGGAGTACTCATATCTTTTGGATCGAGCATATGAGTTTGGAAAAGCA GGGGACAGTCTCATGCGAATACTAAACGTTGCTGCTTTCGCAGTTTCTGGGTATGCTTCCTCTGAAGGTCGGCATTGTAAACCCTTCAATCCTTTGCTTGGGGAAACTTATGAAGCAGACTATCCTGACAAAGGTGTTCGCTTCTTCTCTGAGAAG GTCAGTCATCACCCAACGCTTATCGCTTGTCAATGTGAAGGTAAAGGGTGGAAGTTCTGGGGTGACAGCAATATCCGCACAAAATTTTGGGGCAGATCAATTCAGCTTGATCCAGTTGGAGTTTTGACGCTAGAGTTTGATGATGGTGAAATATTCCAGTGGAGCAAG GTTACAACAAAAATCTTTAACCTTATTTTGGGAAAAATATATTGTGATCACCATGGGATGATGGACATACGCGGCAATGGCCAATATTCATGTAAACTCAAGTTTAAAGAGCCAACTATTCTTGATCGAAATCCTCATCAG GTTAATGGGTTCGTTGAAGATATAATGGGCAAAAAAGTTGCCTCATTGTTTGGAAAATGGAATGACAGCATGTATTATAATAAAGGTGATGAGACAGCCAAGCCAAAAGATTTCAATCCCTCTTATGGTGCCTCCTTGCTTTGGAAAAGTACTAAACCACCTCCTAATCTCACCCGATACAACTTAACATCATTTGCGATCACTTTAAATGAACTGACACCAGGACTGCAG ATTAAGGAGAAGCTCCCACCCACAGATTCCAGGCTTAGACCAGACCAGCGGCATCTGGAGAACGGAGAATACGAGAAGGCAAATGCAGAGAAACAACGGTTGGAGATGAGGCAAAGGATT TCAAGGAAATTACAAGAAAATGGATGGAAGCCTAGATGGTTCCAGAGAGAAGGTGAGACAGGACCATTTCGCTATGTGGGGGGATATTGGGAATCCCGAGAGCAGGGGAATTGGGATGGATGTCCAGATATATTTGGTGAATTAAGTGAAGACCTTACAGAATCTGCTAAAGGCTCTTAG
- the LOC119981468 gene encoding oxysterol-binding protein-related protein 2A-like isoform X4 produces the protein MITRDLLKTKKIASFRESKSDDRRFYIFTATKTLHLRTDSRRDREAWIQALASTRSLIPLRSLNNLSLVSTDLSISTEKLKKRLLEDGINENLVKDCEQIMLSEFSELQGQLSILCEERSNLVDTIRQLEATNIEVETSGIQDCEYQLTKHEFSALGHGKYSVCSTTESSDEIEKQELEASVKDEVSFYDTKEHFTEPTSSPSSFTGFDEAECRFGNVEKMHSVKEVSNYDCLHMERRKRLPDPAEKEKGVSLWSLIKDNVGKDLTRVCLPVYFNEPISSLQKCFEDMEYSYLLDRAYEFGKAGDSLMRILNVAAFAVSGYASSEGRHCKPFNPLLGETYEADYPDKGVRFFSEKVSHHPTLIACQCEGKGWKFWGDSNIRTKFWGRSIQLDPVGVLTLEFDDGEIFQWSKVTTKIFNLILGKIYCDHHGMMDIRGNGQYSCKLKFKEPTILDRNPHQVNGFVEDIMGKKVASLFGKWNDSMYYNKGDETAKPKDFNPSYGASLLWKSTKPPPNLTRYNLTSFAITLNELTPGLQIKEKLPPTDSRLRPDQRHLENGEYEKANAEKQRLEMRQRISRKLQENGWKPRWFQREGETGPFRYVGGYWESREQGNWDGCPDIFGELSEDLTESAKGS, from the exons ATGATTACTCGTGATCTGCTAAAAACCAAAAAG ATAGCTTCATTTCGTGAGAGCAAATCAGACGATCGGCGATTCTACATATTCACAGCTACTAAGACCCTTCATCTAAGGACTGATTCAAGAAGAGATCGGGAAGCTTGGATACAAGCTCTTGCTTCCACTAGGAGCCTCATTCCGTTGAGGTCATTGAATAATCTCTCCCTTGTGTCAACGGATTTATCTATATCTAcagaaaaacttaaaaagcgCTTACTTGAAGATGGAATCAATGAGAACCTTGTGAAGGATTGTGAGCAGATCATGCTGTCTGAGTTCTCTGAATTACAAGGGCAGCTTAGTATTCTCTGTgaagaacggtccaatttggtagATACAATCAGGCAACTAGAG GCAACAAATATTGAAGTGGAAACCTCTGGGATTCAAGATTGCGAATATCAATTGACAAAGCATGAATTTTCTGCTCTAGGGCATGGAAAGTATAGTG TATGTAGCACAACTGAATCATCTGATGAAATTGAGAAACAAGAGCTTGAGGCATCAGTTAAAGATGAAGTTTCCTTCTATGACACAAAAGAACATTTTACTGAACCCACTAGTAGTCCTAGCTCCTTTACAGGATTTGACGAAGCTGAATGCCGTTTTGGTAATGTGGAGAAGATGCATTCAGTGAAGGAAGTAAGTAATTATGATTGTTTGCACATGGAAAGGCGGAAAAGGCTTCCTGACCCCGCTgagaaagagaaaggagtcagtCTTTGGTCTTTGATAAAAGACAACGTGGGAAAGGATCTGACACGAGTTTGTCTTCCTGTTTACTTTAATGAACCAATATCTTCCCTTCAAAAATGCTTCGAGGACATGGAGTACTCATATCTTTTGGATCGAGCATATGAGTTTGGAAAAGCA GGGGACAGTCTCATGCGAATACTAAACGTTGCTGCTTTCGCAGTTTCTGGGTATGCTTCCTCTGAAGGTCGGCATTGTAAACCCTTCAATCCTTTGCTTGGGGAAACTTATGAAGCAGACTATCCTGACAAAGGTGTTCGCTTCTTCTCTGAGAAG GTCAGTCATCACCCAACGCTTATCGCTTGTCAATGTGAAGGTAAAGGGTGGAAGTTCTGGGGTGACAGCAATATCCGCACAAAATTTTGGGGCAGATCAATTCAGCTTGATCCAGTTGGAGTTTTGACGCTAGAGTTTGATGATGGTGAAATATTCCAGTGGAGCAAG GTTACAACAAAAATCTTTAACCTTATTTTGGGAAAAATATATTGTGATCACCATGGGATGATGGACATACGCGGCAATGGCCAATATTCATGTAAACTCAAGTTTAAAGAGCCAACTATTCTTGATCGAAATCCTCATCAG GTTAATGGGTTCGTTGAAGATATAATGGGCAAAAAAGTTGCCTCATTGTTTGGAAAATGGAATGACAGCATGTATTATAATAAAGGTGATGAGACAGCCAAGCCAAAAGATTTCAATCCCTCTTATGGTGCCTCCTTGCTTTGGAAAAGTACTAAACCACCTCCTAATCTCACCCGATACAACTTAACATCATTTGCGATCACTTTAAATGAACTGACACCAGGACTGCAG ATTAAGGAGAAGCTCCCACCCACAGATTCCAGGCTTAGACCAGACCAGCGGCATCTGGAGAACGGAGAATACGAGAAGGCAAATGCAGAGAAACAACGGTTGGAGATGAGGCAAAGGATT TCAAGGAAATTACAAGAAAATGGATGGAAGCCTAGATGGTTCCAGAGAGAAGGTGAGACAGGACCATTTCGCTATGTGGGGGGATATTGGGAATCCCGAGAGCAGGGGAATTGGGATGGATGTCCAGATATATTTGGTGAATTAAGTGAAGACCTTACAGAATCTGCTAAAGGCTCTTAG
- the LOC119981468 gene encoding oxysterol-binding protein-related protein 2A-like isoform X3, whose amino-acid sequence MSKWVFLCCLDIDLLRWIGIGLDWIASFRESKSDDRRFYIFTATKTLHLRTDSRRDREAWIQALASTRSLIPLRSLNNLSLVSTDLSISTEKLKKRLLEDGINENLVKDCEQIMLSEFSELQGQLSILCEERSNLVDTIRQLEATNIEVETSGIQDCEYQLTKHEFSALGHGKYSVCSTTESSDEIEKQELEASVKDEVSFYDTKEHFTEPTSSPSSFTGFDEAECRFGNVEKMHSVKEVSNYDCLHMERRKRLPDPAEKEKGVSLWSLIKDNVGKDLTRVCLPVYFNEPISSLQKCFEDMEYSYLLDRAYEFGKAGDSLMRILNVAAFAVSGYASSEGRHCKPFNPLLGETYEADYPDKGVRFFSEKVSHHPTLIACQCEGKGWKFWGDSNIRTKFWGRSIQLDPVGVLTLEFDDGEIFQWSKVTTKIFNLILGKIYCDHHGMMDIRGNGQYSCKLKFKEPTILDRNPHQVNGFVEDIMGKKVASLFGKWNDSMYYNKGDETAKPKDFNPSYGASLLWKSTKPPPNLTRYNLTSFAITLNELTPGLQIKEKLPPTDSRLRPDQRHLENGEYEKANAEKQRLEMRQRISRKLQENGWKPRWFQREGETGPFRYVGGYWESREQGNWDGCPDIFGELSEDLTESAKGS is encoded by the exons ATGTCCAAGTgggtttttctttgttgtttggaTATTGACTTGCTGCGGTGGATAGGGATTGGCTTAGACTgg ATAGCTTCATTTCGTGAGAGCAAATCAGACGATCGGCGATTCTACATATTCACAGCTACTAAGACCCTTCATCTAAGGACTGATTCAAGAAGAGATCGGGAAGCTTGGATACAAGCTCTTGCTTCCACTAGGAGCCTCATTCCGTTGAGGTCATTGAATAATCTCTCCCTTGTGTCAACGGATTTATCTATATCTAcagaaaaacttaaaaagcgCTTACTTGAAGATGGAATCAATGAGAACCTTGTGAAGGATTGTGAGCAGATCATGCTGTCTGAGTTCTCTGAATTACAAGGGCAGCTTAGTATTCTCTGTgaagaacggtccaatttggtagATACAATCAGGCAACTAGAG GCAACAAATATTGAAGTGGAAACCTCTGGGATTCAAGATTGCGAATATCAATTGACAAAGCATGAATTTTCTGCTCTAGGGCATGGAAAGTATAGTG TATGTAGCACAACTGAATCATCTGATGAAATTGAGAAACAAGAGCTTGAGGCATCAGTTAAAGATGAAGTTTCCTTCTATGACACAAAAGAACATTTTACTGAACCCACTAGTAGTCCTAGCTCCTTTACAGGATTTGACGAAGCTGAATGCCGTTTTGGTAATGTGGAGAAGATGCATTCAGTGAAGGAAGTAAGTAATTATGATTGTTTGCACATGGAAAGGCGGAAAAGGCTTCCTGACCCCGCTgagaaagagaaaggagtcagtCTTTGGTCTTTGATAAAAGACAACGTGGGAAAGGATCTGACACGAGTTTGTCTTCCTGTTTACTTTAATGAACCAATATCTTCCCTTCAAAAATGCTTCGAGGACATGGAGTACTCATATCTTTTGGATCGAGCATATGAGTTTGGAAAAGCA GGGGACAGTCTCATGCGAATACTAAACGTTGCTGCTTTCGCAGTTTCTGGGTATGCTTCCTCTGAAGGTCGGCATTGTAAACCCTTCAATCCTTTGCTTGGGGAAACTTATGAAGCAGACTATCCTGACAAAGGTGTTCGCTTCTTCTCTGAGAAG GTCAGTCATCACCCAACGCTTATCGCTTGTCAATGTGAAGGTAAAGGGTGGAAGTTCTGGGGTGACAGCAATATCCGCACAAAATTTTGGGGCAGATCAATTCAGCTTGATCCAGTTGGAGTTTTGACGCTAGAGTTTGATGATGGTGAAATATTCCAGTGGAGCAAG GTTACAACAAAAATCTTTAACCTTATTTTGGGAAAAATATATTGTGATCACCATGGGATGATGGACATACGCGGCAATGGCCAATATTCATGTAAACTCAAGTTTAAAGAGCCAACTATTCTTGATCGAAATCCTCATCAG GTTAATGGGTTCGTTGAAGATATAATGGGCAAAAAAGTTGCCTCATTGTTTGGAAAATGGAATGACAGCATGTATTATAATAAAGGTGATGAGACAGCCAAGCCAAAAGATTTCAATCCCTCTTATGGTGCCTCCTTGCTTTGGAAAAGTACTAAACCACCTCCTAATCTCACCCGATACAACTTAACATCATTTGCGATCACTTTAAATGAACTGACACCAGGACTGCAG ATTAAGGAGAAGCTCCCACCCACAGATTCCAGGCTTAGACCAGACCAGCGGCATCTGGAGAACGGAGAATACGAGAAGGCAAATGCAGAGAAACAACGGTTGGAGATGAGGCAAAGGATT TCAAGGAAATTACAAGAAAATGGATGGAAGCCTAGATGGTTCCAGAGAGAAGGTGAGACAGGACCATTTCGCTATGTGGGGGGATATTGGGAATCCCGAGAGCAGGGGAATTGGGATGGATGTCCAGATATATTTGGTGAATTAAGTGAAGACCTTACAGAATCTGCTAAAGGCTCTTAG
- the LOC119981468 gene encoding oxysterol-binding protein-related protein 2A-like isoform X2 encodes MRVKELHPLCCISLDNTVSGDQSPSISLTRARILPAGSLVDSGGSDGNAVRPSPGSDATFAGVLYKWTNYGMGWRSRWFVLRKGVLSYSKIRRPENLNLLARTDDIRLIGEISTNRLARIDGNGCRRKPRKRVGIVHLKIASFRESKSDDRRFYIFTATKTLHLRTDSRRDREAWIQALASTRSLIPLRSLNNLSLVSTDLSISTEKLKKRLLEDGINENLVKDCEQIMLSEFSELQGQLSILCEERSNLVDTIRQLEATNIEVETSGIQDCEYQLTKHEFSALGHGKYSVCSTTESSDEIEKQELEASVKDEVSFYDTKEHFTEPTSSPSSFTGFDEAECRFGNVEKMHSVKEVSNYDCLHMERRKRLPDPAEKEKGVSLWSLIKDNVGKDLTRVCLPVYFNEPISSLQKCFEDMEYSYLLDRAYEFGKAGDSLMRILNVAAFAVSGYASSEGRHCKPFNPLLGETYEADYPDKGVRFFSEKVSHHPTLIACQCEGKGWKFWGDSNIRTKFWGRSIQLDPVGVLTLEFDDGEIFQWSKVTTKIFNLILGKIYCDHHGMMDIRGNGQYSCKLKFKEPTILDRNPHQVNGFVEDIMGKKVASLFGKWNDSMYYNKGDETAKPKDFNPSYGASLLWKSTKPPPNLTRYNLTSFAITLNELTPGLQEKLPPTDSRLRPDQRHLENGEYEKANAEKQRLEMRQRISRKLQENGWKPRWFQREGETGPFRYVGGYWESREQGNWDGCPDIFGELSEDLTESAKGS; translated from the exons ATGCGAGTTAAGGAATTGCACCCGCTGTGCTGCATCTCACTGGATAATACCGTCAGTGGAGACCAATCGCCGAGCATTTCCTTGACGAGGGCGAGGATTCTGCCGGCAGGTTCTTTGGTGGATTCGGGAGGATCTGACGGCAATGCGGTTCGGCCTTCGCCCGGATCTGACGCCACCTTCGCTGGTGTCCTCTATAAGTGGACCAATTACGGTATGGGATGGAGATCCAGGTGGTTCGTACTGCGGAAAGGTGTACTTTCTTATTCGAAGATTCGCCGGCCGGAGAACCTGAATCTGCTAGCTCGGACGGATGACATAAGGTTGATCGGAGAAATCTCGACGAATCGCCTCGCGAGAATTGACGGCAATGGCTGTCGACGGAAGCCGCGGAAGAGGGTTGGCATTGTTCATTTGAAG ATAGCTTCATTTCGTGAGAGCAAATCAGACGATCGGCGATTCTACATATTCACAGCTACTAAGACCCTTCATCTAAGGACTGATTCAAGAAGAGATCGGGAAGCTTGGATACAAGCTCTTGCTTCCACTAGGAGCCTCATTCCGTTGAGGTCATTGAATAATCTCTCCCTTGTGTCAACGGATTTATCTATATCTAcagaaaaacttaaaaagcgCTTACTTGAAGATGGAATCAATGAGAACCTTGTGAAGGATTGTGAGCAGATCATGCTGTCTGAGTTCTCTGAATTACAAGGGCAGCTTAGTATTCTCTGTgaagaacggtccaatttggtagATACAATCAGGCAACTAGAG GCAACAAATATTGAAGTGGAAACCTCTGGGATTCAAGATTGCGAATATCAATTGACAAAGCATGAATTTTCTGCTCTAGGGCATGGAAAGTATAGTG TATGTAGCACAACTGAATCATCTGATGAAATTGAGAAACAAGAGCTTGAGGCATCAGTTAAAGATGAAGTTTCCTTCTATGACACAAAAGAACATTTTACTGAACCCACTAGTAGTCCTAGCTCCTTTACAGGATTTGACGAAGCTGAATGCCGTTTTGGTAATGTGGAGAAGATGCATTCAGTGAAGGAAGTAAGTAATTATGATTGTTTGCACATGGAAAGGCGGAAAAGGCTTCCTGACCCCGCTgagaaagagaaaggagtcagtCTTTGGTCTTTGATAAAAGACAACGTGGGAAAGGATCTGACACGAGTTTGTCTTCCTGTTTACTTTAATGAACCAATATCTTCCCTTCAAAAATGCTTCGAGGACATGGAGTACTCATATCTTTTGGATCGAGCATATGAGTTTGGAAAAGCA GGGGACAGTCTCATGCGAATACTAAACGTTGCTGCTTTCGCAGTTTCTGGGTATGCTTCCTCTGAAGGTCGGCATTGTAAACCCTTCAATCCTTTGCTTGGGGAAACTTATGAAGCAGACTATCCTGACAAAGGTGTTCGCTTCTTCTCTGAGAAG GTCAGTCATCACCCAACGCTTATCGCTTGTCAATGTGAAGGTAAAGGGTGGAAGTTCTGGGGTGACAGCAATATCCGCACAAAATTTTGGGGCAGATCAATTCAGCTTGATCCAGTTGGAGTTTTGACGCTAGAGTTTGATGATGGTGAAATATTCCAGTGGAGCAAG GTTACAACAAAAATCTTTAACCTTATTTTGGGAAAAATATATTGTGATCACCATGGGATGATGGACATACGCGGCAATGGCCAATATTCATGTAAACTCAAGTTTAAAGAGCCAACTATTCTTGATCGAAATCCTCATCAG GTTAATGGGTTCGTTGAAGATATAATGGGCAAAAAAGTTGCCTCATTGTTTGGAAAATGGAATGACAGCATGTATTATAATAAAGGTGATGAGACAGCCAAGCCAAAAGATTTCAATCCCTCTTATGGTGCCTCCTTGCTTTGGAAAAGTACTAAACCACCTCCTAATCTCACCCGATACAACTTAACATCATTTGCGATCACTTTAAATGAACTGACACCAGGACTGCAG GAGAAGCTCCCACCCACAGATTCCAGGCTTAGACCAGACCAGCGGCATCTGGAGAACGGAGAATACGAGAAGGCAAATGCAGAGAAACAACGGTTGGAGATGAGGCAAAGGATT TCAAGGAAATTACAAGAAAATGGATGGAAGCCTAGATGGTTCCAGAGAGAAGGTGAGACAGGACCATTTCGCTATGTGGGGGGATATTGGGAATCCCGAGAGCAGGGGAATTGGGATGGATGTCCAGATATATTTGGTGAATTAAGTGAAGACCTTACAGAATCTGCTAAAGGCTCTTAG